A part of Lolium rigidum isolate FL_2022 unplaced genomic scaffold, APGP_CSIRO_Lrig_0.1 contig_58057_1, whole genome shotgun sequence genomic DNA contains:
- the LOC124681869 gene encoding uncharacterized protein LOC124681869, giving the protein MDEKPLLVSSLKEDMCIDIGDDPIFSYEPHSIATTRARISTTYSPSSPRTLRVTLRVISVHRLDWVAALVGGRSRNSGRFRALVSFAVAYPDQFYAAMAYTGFGARWVLRPPPPSYLTSRTTSLSSSMTYTDR; this is encoded by the exons ATGGACGAAAAGCCTCTCCTTGTCTCGAGCCTCAAGGAGGACATGTGCATCGACATCGGGGATGACCCCATCTTCTCCTACGAGCCGCATTCGATTGCCACTACCAGGGCCAGGATCTCGACGACATATTCCCCATCCTCGCCCCGCACCCTCAGAGTCACCCTCAGAGTTATCTCCGTACATCGCCTCGATTGGGTGGCGGCATTGGTAGGCGGGAGATCTCGAAACAGTGGGAGATTTAGGGCCCTGGTGAGCTTCGCCGTCGCCTACCCAGACCAATTCTACGCCGCCATGGCCTACACCGGCTTCGGCGCCAGATGGGTCCTTCGTCCTCCACCGCCATCATATCTCACTTCCAGAACAACGTCGCTATCCTCCTCTATGACCTATACCGACAG GTGA